In Fibrobacter sp., the DNA window TATCTGTTCAATTTCACGCAGGATAATAGTTTCTCCAATCTGCTTTGTTTCAGGACTCGCAAAATCATCAAGCCATTCTCTATAGGTAATAACAGCGTTTAATTTGCAGAACTTACCTTCTGCACCGCTTCTGAGCAGATCCATTATACATTGACCGGTTCTGCCACAACGATATCCGGCAGTACAGAAAGAAGTTATATACCCCATACCTGCCAGTTCCCGTACCACTTCATCCAGACTTCTGATATCACCTAAAATGAACTGTTGTCGACTAGCAAGCTGTTCCTTAGTTGATAAATCGTTATATGCGCCCAGACCAACATTGCTGGATGCATCAGTCTGAGTAATTCCCAGGGGAATCATTTCCCTGCGAATCCTGGCATTTTCCCTGGCTGTCAATATCATTCCGGTATAAGGAACTGCTAGCCTGAGAACGACAATCGCTTTACGGAAATCAGCATCGCTTACCTTGTACTTCAGATGGGAGACAAAGGGAGTGTTTTCTGCCGGTTCGATTCTGGGAAAAGAAATCGTATGAGGACCGATCCCAAACTTGCTTTCCAGCTCGATTGCATGTGCAAGTAATCCCATTACCTCAAACTTCCAATCATAAAGACCCAGCAACGCTCCGATTCCCACATCATCGATACCTGCTTCCAGAGCACGATGCATAGCATACAACCGCCACCTGAAGTTTCCTTTGAGGGTATTTGCAGGATGTACTGCTTTGTAGGTTTGTTTATGATAAGTTTCCTGGAAAATCTGATAAGTACCTATCCCGACTTCATTAAGTGACCTGAAATCCTCAATAGACAAAGGGGCTCCATTTACATTTACCCTGCGTATTGCACCATAAGCCCCACTGGACAAGGGAACTTTGACATCATAGATGGTCCGCAGAGTATCCATCATATATTGAGTATCAGATTCAGGATGTTCTCCATAAACCACGATCAGGCGCTTATGACCGATTGTACCAGCCAGCACTTCCACTTCCTTGCGAACCTCATCCATGGAGAGAACTCCCCTGCGAATAGCCTTATTGGTTTCTCTTAATCCGCAATAAAGGCAATTATTAACACAGGTAGTTGATAGATACAGTGGTGCAAATGTGACTATCCGGTTATCATAAACTTTCTTTTTGATAGCACCAGCAGCCTCTTCCATCTCCTGCCATAACTGTGGATCGGTGACATTGAGCAGGGTGGCGGTCTCCTGTAGAGTCAAAGTATTTATTTCCATCGATTTGGCAATTATCTCACGCACCTTTGAGGGATCTGCCGCTAAATTGCTTTTCAGATCATTTTCGATACTTTCATCATTTAGAAACTCAGTCCCGTCATTATTGAGATACCGGGTTATCTGGTCTTCTTTGATCTTGTTTTTCTTCCATTCCTGAATATCTACTGTCATATTAACACTCCTGTCTGTTATCTGTTTCTATGTCCGGTTTTTTCAGAATTAAAGGTTTCCAGAGCTGCAGGAAAAGGGGATAGTACCCTTTGCAGAACTCCCTGTAAAAACGAAATAGCTACTCCGTAATTGGTTATGGCGACACCTGCCTGTATTGCTTTTTGAATCCTTACCAGC includes these proteins:
- the hydG gene encoding [FeFe] hydrogenase H-cluster radical SAM maturase HydG translates to MTVDIQEWKKNKIKEDQITRYLNNDGTEFLNDESIENDLKSNLAADPSKVREIIAKSMEINTLTLQETATLLNVTDPQLWQEMEEAAGAIKKKVYDNRIVTFAPLYLSTTCVNNCLYCGLRETNKAIRRGVLSMDEVRKEVEVLAGTIGHKRLIVVYGEHPESDTQYMMDTLRTIYDVKVPLSSGAYGAIRRVNVNGAPLSIEDFRSLNEVGIGTYQIFQETYHKQTYKAVHPANTLKGNFRWRLYAMHRALEAGIDDVGIGALLGLYDWKFEVMGLLAHAIELESKFGIGPHTISFPRIEPAENTPFVSHLKYKVSDADFRKAIVVLRLAVPYTGMILTARENARIRREMIPLGITQTDASSNVGLGAYNDLSTKEQLASRQQFILGDIRSLDEVVRELAGMGYITSFCTAGYRCGRTGQCIMDLLRSGAEGKFCKLNAVITYREWLDDFASPETKQIGETIILREIEQIKTKMPDVYPTFIEHYQRTARGERDIYF